A single window of Oncorhynchus clarkii lewisi isolate Uvic-CL-2024 chromosome 10, UVic_Ocla_1.0, whole genome shotgun sequence DNA harbors:
- the LOC139419123 gene encoding protocadherin-10-like isoform X5 has translation MILLFPLLLSVLLDGAVCQLRFSLPEEQEHGTVIGNIAEDLGLDITKLSARRFQTVPSSRNPYFDVNLENGNLYVKEKIDREEICRQTVPCNLHLEVFLENPLELFRVEIEVMDINDNPPTFPETDITVEITESATPGTRFPVENAFDPDVGTNALSTYAITNNNYFYLDVQTQSDGNKFAELVLEKPLDREQQAVHRYVLTAVDGGVPQRTGTALLVVKVLDSNDNAPIFDQSVYTVSLRENSPVGTLVIQLNATDIDEGQNGEIVYSFSNHNPALVKDLFKIDARTGRIEVAGEVDYEESSTHQIYVQAKDLGANAVPAHCKVMVKLVDVNDNTPEISFSTVTESVSEQDAPGTVIALFSVTDRDSGDNGLVSCEILGDVPFKLKSSFKNYYTIVTDGVLDRENTDSYTITVVAKDQGLPSLATSKSIKVHVSDENDNAPRFTQPVYDVYVTENNVPGAFIHAVSAVDPDVGPNALITYSILECDIQGMSVDTYVSINQDTGYLYALRSFDYEQLKEFSFMVQAKDSGSPELSSNSTVNVIIVDQNDNAPSVIAPIGKNGTAKEHLPRTAEPGYLVTRIVAMDADDGENARLSYSILRGNEMGMFRMDWRTGELRTARRVFTKRDPQGSYDLLIEVRDHGQPPLSSSASVSVILVDSVIDGRSGDRGGSSSKSKETSLDLTLILIIALGAVSFIFLLAMIVLAVRCQKDKKLDLYTCLMAGECCLCCSPCCSRQAHGRKQKKLSKSDIMLVQSTNVTTGVGAVGQVPVEESGVSGVGMGGGFGSHHQNQNSYCYQVCLTPESAKTDLMFLKPCSPSRSTDTDHTNPCGAIVAGYSDQQPDILSNGSILSNENKHQRTELSYLVDRPRRVNSSAFQEADIVSSKDSGHGDSEQGDSDHDATNRGHAGTDLFSNCTEECKALGHSDRCWMPAFVAGDGRQGTGGDYRSNLHVPGMDSVPNTEPTKGFASSFRVDLPETA, from the exons ATGATTTTGTTATTCCCGCTCCTTCTCTCGGTCTTGCTGGATGGAGCCGTGTGCCAGCTGCGCTTCTCTCTTCCGGAGGAGCAGGAACACGGGACGGTCATTGGGAATATCGCGGAGGATTTGGGGTTGGACATCACCAAACTTTCCGCCCGCCGCTTCCAGACTGTGCCCAGCTCGCGGAACCCTTACTTTGATGTGAACCTGGAGAACGGGAATCTTTATGTTAAGGAGAAAATAGACCGGGAGGAGATATGCAGGCAGACAGTACCGTGCAACCTGCACCTCGAGGTGTTTCTGGAGAACCCGCTCGAGCTTTTCCGCGTGGAGATCGAGGTGATGGATATCAACGACAATCCCCCCACTTTCCCTGAGACAGACATCACTGTGGAGATAACGGAAAGTGCCACCCCAGGTACCCGGTTCCCGGTGGAGAATGCTTTCGACCCGGACGTCGGGACTAACGCGCTCAGCACCTACGCCATAACGAACAATAACTATTTTTACCTGGATGTTCAGACACAGAGCGACGGGAACAAGTTTGCGGAGTTAGTGCTGGAAAAACCGTTAGACCGGGAGCAGCAGGCAGTGCATCGGTACGTGCTCACGGCAGTAGACGGAGGCGTGCCACAACGAACGGGCACCGCGCTCCTGGTCGTTAAAGTCCTGGATTCCAACGATAACGCACCCATCTTCGACCAGTCGGTGTACACTGTGAGCCTACGGGAGAATTCACCAGTGGGCACTCTGGTTATTCAGCTGAACGCCACTGATATCGATGAAGGGCAGAACGGAGAGATAGTGTATTCATTCAGTAACCACAACCCGGCGCTGGTAAAGGATCTGTTTAAAATCGATGCCAGGACGGGGAGAATAGAGGTGGCTGGGGAAGTGGACTACGAGGAGAGTAGTACACACCAGATATATGTCCAGGCTAAAGACCTGGGAGCAAACGCCGTGCCCGCGCACTGCAAAGTCATGGTCAAACTGGTCGACGTTAACGACAACACACCGGAGATCAGTTTCAGCACGGTGACCGAGTCTGTGAGCGAGCAGGACGCCCCGGGCACCGTCATAGCCCTCTTCAGCGTCACCGACCGGGACTCGGGCGACAACGGGCTGGTAAGCTGCGAGATTTTGGGTGACGTTCCTTTCAAACTCAAATCTTCATTTAAAAACTACTACACCATAGTAACGGATGGAGTATTAGACAGAGAAAACACAGACTCGTACACAATCACCGTTGTAGCCAAAGACCAGGGGCTCCCCTCCCTCGCCACGAGCAAATCCATCAAGGTACATGTTTCCGACGAGAACGATAATGCACCCCGCTTCACGCAGCCAGTTTACGATGTGTATGTGACGGAGAATAATGTACCAGGTGCTTTTATTCACGCGGTGAGCGCCGTGGACCCTGACGTTGGTCCGAACGCCCTCATTACCTACTCCATATTGGAGTGTGACATCCAGGGCATGTCCGTCGACACCTATGTGTCAATCAACCAGGACACTGGTTACCTTTATGCACTGCGTTCATTCGACTATGAACAGTTGAAAGAGTTTAGCTTTATGGTGCAGGCCAAAGACTCCGGGAGCCCAGAGCTCTCCTCCAACAGCACCGTTAATGTCATTATTGTGGACCAGAATGACAACGCGCCGTCGGTGATAGCCCCTATCGGTAAGAACGGCACCGCCAAAGAACACCTGCCACGCACCGCCGAGCCGGGCTACCTGGTCACGCGTATTGTCGCCATGGACGCAGATGATGGCGAGAACGCACGGCTCTCCTACAGCATTCTGCGTGGCAACGAGATGGGCATGTTCCGCATGGATTGGCGGACGGGGGAGCTGCGCACAGCCCGCCGCGTCTTCACCAAGCGCGACCCACAGGGCTCCTACGACCTGCTGATTGAGGTGAGGGACCACGGCCAGCCGCCACTCTCCTCCTCGGCTAGCGTGAGTGTGATCCTGGTGGATAGTGTGATAGATGGACGGAGTGGAGACCGAGGAGGATCTTCCTCCAAGTCCAAAGAGACCTCTCTGGATCTCACCCTCATCCTCATCATCGCCTTGGGTGCCGTCTCCTTCATCTTCCTCCTGGCTATGATCGTGCTGGCTGTGCGCTGCCAGAAAGACAAGAAGCTGGACCTGTACACGTGCCTCATGGCGGGGGAGTGTTGCCTGTGCTGCAGCCCGTGTTGCTCGCGCCAGGCGCACGGCAGGAAACAGAAGAAGCTCAGCAAGTCGGACATCATGCTGGTCCAGAGTACCAACGTCACCACCGGTGTGGGCGCTGTGGGCCAGGTGCCTGTGGAGGAGTCTGGTGTCAGCGGTGTCGGGATGGGAGGTGGGTTTGGTTCCCATCATCAGAACCAGAACTCCTACTGCTACCAGGTGTGTCTGACACCGGAGAGCGCTAAAACGGACCTGATGTTCCTCAAACCATGCAGCCCCTCGCGCAGCACCGACACGGACCACACCAACCCCTGCGGGGCCATAGTGGCCGGGTACAGCGACCAGCAACCGGACATCTTATCGAACGGGAGCATCCTCTCCAATGAG AACAAACACCAGCGAACAGAGCTCAGTTACCTTGTGGACAGACCAAGGAGAGTGAACAG ttctGCGTTCCAAGAGGCGGACATCGTGAGTTCTAAAGACAGCGGTCATGGGGACAGCGAGCAGGGAGACAGTGATCACGACGCCACCAACCGGGGTCATGCCG
- the LOC139419123 gene encoding protocadherin-10-like isoform X7 → MILLFPLLLSVLLDGAVCQLRFSLPEEQEHGTVIGNIAEDLGLDITKLSARRFQTVPSSRNPYFDVNLENGNLYVKEKIDREEICRQTVPCNLHLEVFLENPLELFRVEIEVMDINDNPPTFPETDITVEITESATPGTRFPVENAFDPDVGTNALSTYAITNNNYFYLDVQTQSDGNKFAELVLEKPLDREQQAVHRYVLTAVDGGVPQRTGTALLVVKVLDSNDNAPIFDQSVYTVSLRENSPVGTLVIQLNATDIDEGQNGEIVYSFSNHNPALVKDLFKIDARTGRIEVAGEVDYEESSTHQIYVQAKDLGANAVPAHCKVMVKLVDVNDNTPEISFSTVTESVSEQDAPGTVIALFSVTDRDSGDNGLVSCEILGDVPFKLKSSFKNYYTIVTDGVLDRENTDSYTITVVAKDQGLPSLATSKSIKVHVSDENDNAPRFTQPVYDVYVTENNVPGAFIHAVSAVDPDVGPNALITYSILECDIQGMSVDTYVSINQDTGYLYALRSFDYEQLKEFSFMVQAKDSGSPELSSNSTVNVIIVDQNDNAPSVIAPIGKNGTAKEHLPRTAEPGYLVTRIVAMDADDGENARLSYSILRGNEMGMFRMDWRTGELRTARRVFTKRDPQGSYDLLIEVRDHGQPPLSSSASVSVILVDSVIDGRSGDRGGSSSKSKETSLDLTLILIIALGAVSFIFLLAMIVLAVRCQKDKKLDLYTCLMAGECCLCCSPCCSRQAHGRKQKKLSKSDIMLVQSTNVTTGVGAVGQVPVEESGVSGVGMGGGFGSHHQNQNSYCYQVCLTPESAKTDLMFLKPCSPSRSTDTDHTNPCGAIVAGYSDQQPDILSNGSILSNENKHQRTELSYLVDRPRRVNSSAFQEADIVSSKDSGHGDSEQGDSDHDATNRGHAAHKRIC, encoded by the exons ATGATTTTGTTATTCCCGCTCCTTCTCTCGGTCTTGCTGGATGGAGCCGTGTGCCAGCTGCGCTTCTCTCTTCCGGAGGAGCAGGAACACGGGACGGTCATTGGGAATATCGCGGAGGATTTGGGGTTGGACATCACCAAACTTTCCGCCCGCCGCTTCCAGACTGTGCCCAGCTCGCGGAACCCTTACTTTGATGTGAACCTGGAGAACGGGAATCTTTATGTTAAGGAGAAAATAGACCGGGAGGAGATATGCAGGCAGACAGTACCGTGCAACCTGCACCTCGAGGTGTTTCTGGAGAACCCGCTCGAGCTTTTCCGCGTGGAGATCGAGGTGATGGATATCAACGACAATCCCCCCACTTTCCCTGAGACAGACATCACTGTGGAGATAACGGAAAGTGCCACCCCAGGTACCCGGTTCCCGGTGGAGAATGCTTTCGACCCGGACGTCGGGACTAACGCGCTCAGCACCTACGCCATAACGAACAATAACTATTTTTACCTGGATGTTCAGACACAGAGCGACGGGAACAAGTTTGCGGAGTTAGTGCTGGAAAAACCGTTAGACCGGGAGCAGCAGGCAGTGCATCGGTACGTGCTCACGGCAGTAGACGGAGGCGTGCCACAACGAACGGGCACCGCGCTCCTGGTCGTTAAAGTCCTGGATTCCAACGATAACGCACCCATCTTCGACCAGTCGGTGTACACTGTGAGCCTACGGGAGAATTCACCAGTGGGCACTCTGGTTATTCAGCTGAACGCCACTGATATCGATGAAGGGCAGAACGGAGAGATAGTGTATTCATTCAGTAACCACAACCCGGCGCTGGTAAAGGATCTGTTTAAAATCGATGCCAGGACGGGGAGAATAGAGGTGGCTGGGGAAGTGGACTACGAGGAGAGTAGTACACACCAGATATATGTCCAGGCTAAAGACCTGGGAGCAAACGCCGTGCCCGCGCACTGCAAAGTCATGGTCAAACTGGTCGACGTTAACGACAACACACCGGAGATCAGTTTCAGCACGGTGACCGAGTCTGTGAGCGAGCAGGACGCCCCGGGCACCGTCATAGCCCTCTTCAGCGTCACCGACCGGGACTCGGGCGACAACGGGCTGGTAAGCTGCGAGATTTTGGGTGACGTTCCTTTCAAACTCAAATCTTCATTTAAAAACTACTACACCATAGTAACGGATGGAGTATTAGACAGAGAAAACACAGACTCGTACACAATCACCGTTGTAGCCAAAGACCAGGGGCTCCCCTCCCTCGCCACGAGCAAATCCATCAAGGTACATGTTTCCGACGAGAACGATAATGCACCCCGCTTCACGCAGCCAGTTTACGATGTGTATGTGACGGAGAATAATGTACCAGGTGCTTTTATTCACGCGGTGAGCGCCGTGGACCCTGACGTTGGTCCGAACGCCCTCATTACCTACTCCATATTGGAGTGTGACATCCAGGGCATGTCCGTCGACACCTATGTGTCAATCAACCAGGACACTGGTTACCTTTATGCACTGCGTTCATTCGACTATGAACAGTTGAAAGAGTTTAGCTTTATGGTGCAGGCCAAAGACTCCGGGAGCCCAGAGCTCTCCTCCAACAGCACCGTTAATGTCATTATTGTGGACCAGAATGACAACGCGCCGTCGGTGATAGCCCCTATCGGTAAGAACGGCACCGCCAAAGAACACCTGCCACGCACCGCCGAGCCGGGCTACCTGGTCACGCGTATTGTCGCCATGGACGCAGATGATGGCGAGAACGCACGGCTCTCCTACAGCATTCTGCGTGGCAACGAGATGGGCATGTTCCGCATGGATTGGCGGACGGGGGAGCTGCGCACAGCCCGCCGCGTCTTCACCAAGCGCGACCCACAGGGCTCCTACGACCTGCTGATTGAGGTGAGGGACCACGGCCAGCCGCCACTCTCCTCCTCGGCTAGCGTGAGTGTGATCCTGGTGGATAGTGTGATAGATGGACGGAGTGGAGACCGAGGAGGATCTTCCTCCAAGTCCAAAGAGACCTCTCTGGATCTCACCCTCATCCTCATCATCGCCTTGGGTGCCGTCTCCTTCATCTTCCTCCTGGCTATGATCGTGCTGGCTGTGCGCTGCCAGAAAGACAAGAAGCTGGACCTGTACACGTGCCTCATGGCGGGGGAGTGTTGCCTGTGCTGCAGCCCGTGTTGCTCGCGCCAGGCGCACGGCAGGAAACAGAAGAAGCTCAGCAAGTCGGACATCATGCTGGTCCAGAGTACCAACGTCACCACCGGTGTGGGCGCTGTGGGCCAGGTGCCTGTGGAGGAGTCTGGTGTCAGCGGTGTCGGGATGGGAGGTGGGTTTGGTTCCCATCATCAGAACCAGAACTCCTACTGCTACCAGGTGTGTCTGACACCGGAGAGCGCTAAAACGGACCTGATGTTCCTCAAACCATGCAGCCCCTCGCGCAGCACCGACACGGACCACACCAACCCCTGCGGGGCCATAGTGGCCGGGTACAGCGACCAGCAACCGGACATCTTATCGAACGGGAGCATCCTCTCCAATGAG AACAAACACCAGCGAACAGAGCTCAGTTACCTTGTGGACAGACCAAGGAGAGTGAACAG ttctGCGTTCCAAGAGGCGGACATCGTGAGTTCTAAAGACAGCGGTCATGGGGACAGCGAGCAGGGAGACAGTGATCACGACGCCACCAACCGGGGTCATGCCG
- the LOC139419123 gene encoding protocadherin-10-like isoform X6 — protein MILLFPLLLSVLLDGAVCQLRFSLPEEQEHGTVIGNIAEDLGLDITKLSARRFQTVPSSRNPYFDVNLENGNLYVKEKIDREEICRQTVPCNLHLEVFLENPLELFRVEIEVMDINDNPPTFPETDITVEITESATPGTRFPVENAFDPDVGTNALSTYAITNNNYFYLDVQTQSDGNKFAELVLEKPLDREQQAVHRYVLTAVDGGVPQRTGTALLVVKVLDSNDNAPIFDQSVYTVSLRENSPVGTLVIQLNATDIDEGQNGEIVYSFSNHNPALVKDLFKIDARTGRIEVAGEVDYEESSTHQIYVQAKDLGANAVPAHCKVMVKLVDVNDNTPEISFSTVTESVSEQDAPGTVIALFSVTDRDSGDNGLVSCEILGDVPFKLKSSFKNYYTIVTDGVLDRENTDSYTITVVAKDQGLPSLATSKSIKVHVSDENDNAPRFTQPVYDVYVTENNVPGAFIHAVSAVDPDVGPNALITYSILECDIQGMSVDTYVSINQDTGYLYALRSFDYEQLKEFSFMVQAKDSGSPELSSNSTVNVIIVDQNDNAPSVIAPIGKNGTAKEHLPRTAEPGYLVTRIVAMDADDGENARLSYSILRGNEMGMFRMDWRTGELRTARRVFTKRDPQGSYDLLIEVRDHGQPPLSSSASVSVILVDSVIDGRSGDRGGSSSKSKETSLDLTLILIIALGAVSFIFLLAMIVLAVRCQKDKKLDLYTCLMAGECCLCCSPCCSRQAHGRKQKKLSKSDIMLVQSTNVTTGVGAVGQVPVEESGVSGVGMGGGFGSHHQNQNSYCYQVCLTPESAKTDLMFLKPCSPSRSTDTDHTNPCGAIVAGYSDQQPDILSNGSILSNENKHQRTELSYLVDRPRRVNSSAFQEADIVSSKDSGHGDSEQGDSDHDATNRGHADLFSNCTEECKALGHSDRCWMPAFVAGDGRQGTGGDYRSNLHVPGMDSVPNTEPTKGFASSFRVDLPETA, from the exons ATGATTTTGTTATTCCCGCTCCTTCTCTCGGTCTTGCTGGATGGAGCCGTGTGCCAGCTGCGCTTCTCTCTTCCGGAGGAGCAGGAACACGGGACGGTCATTGGGAATATCGCGGAGGATTTGGGGTTGGACATCACCAAACTTTCCGCCCGCCGCTTCCAGACTGTGCCCAGCTCGCGGAACCCTTACTTTGATGTGAACCTGGAGAACGGGAATCTTTATGTTAAGGAGAAAATAGACCGGGAGGAGATATGCAGGCAGACAGTACCGTGCAACCTGCACCTCGAGGTGTTTCTGGAGAACCCGCTCGAGCTTTTCCGCGTGGAGATCGAGGTGATGGATATCAACGACAATCCCCCCACTTTCCCTGAGACAGACATCACTGTGGAGATAACGGAAAGTGCCACCCCAGGTACCCGGTTCCCGGTGGAGAATGCTTTCGACCCGGACGTCGGGACTAACGCGCTCAGCACCTACGCCATAACGAACAATAACTATTTTTACCTGGATGTTCAGACACAGAGCGACGGGAACAAGTTTGCGGAGTTAGTGCTGGAAAAACCGTTAGACCGGGAGCAGCAGGCAGTGCATCGGTACGTGCTCACGGCAGTAGACGGAGGCGTGCCACAACGAACGGGCACCGCGCTCCTGGTCGTTAAAGTCCTGGATTCCAACGATAACGCACCCATCTTCGACCAGTCGGTGTACACTGTGAGCCTACGGGAGAATTCACCAGTGGGCACTCTGGTTATTCAGCTGAACGCCACTGATATCGATGAAGGGCAGAACGGAGAGATAGTGTATTCATTCAGTAACCACAACCCGGCGCTGGTAAAGGATCTGTTTAAAATCGATGCCAGGACGGGGAGAATAGAGGTGGCTGGGGAAGTGGACTACGAGGAGAGTAGTACACACCAGATATATGTCCAGGCTAAAGACCTGGGAGCAAACGCCGTGCCCGCGCACTGCAAAGTCATGGTCAAACTGGTCGACGTTAACGACAACACACCGGAGATCAGTTTCAGCACGGTGACCGAGTCTGTGAGCGAGCAGGACGCCCCGGGCACCGTCATAGCCCTCTTCAGCGTCACCGACCGGGACTCGGGCGACAACGGGCTGGTAAGCTGCGAGATTTTGGGTGACGTTCCTTTCAAACTCAAATCTTCATTTAAAAACTACTACACCATAGTAACGGATGGAGTATTAGACAGAGAAAACACAGACTCGTACACAATCACCGTTGTAGCCAAAGACCAGGGGCTCCCCTCCCTCGCCACGAGCAAATCCATCAAGGTACATGTTTCCGACGAGAACGATAATGCACCCCGCTTCACGCAGCCAGTTTACGATGTGTATGTGACGGAGAATAATGTACCAGGTGCTTTTATTCACGCGGTGAGCGCCGTGGACCCTGACGTTGGTCCGAACGCCCTCATTACCTACTCCATATTGGAGTGTGACATCCAGGGCATGTCCGTCGACACCTATGTGTCAATCAACCAGGACACTGGTTACCTTTATGCACTGCGTTCATTCGACTATGAACAGTTGAAAGAGTTTAGCTTTATGGTGCAGGCCAAAGACTCCGGGAGCCCAGAGCTCTCCTCCAACAGCACCGTTAATGTCATTATTGTGGACCAGAATGACAACGCGCCGTCGGTGATAGCCCCTATCGGTAAGAACGGCACCGCCAAAGAACACCTGCCACGCACCGCCGAGCCGGGCTACCTGGTCACGCGTATTGTCGCCATGGACGCAGATGATGGCGAGAACGCACGGCTCTCCTACAGCATTCTGCGTGGCAACGAGATGGGCATGTTCCGCATGGATTGGCGGACGGGGGAGCTGCGCACAGCCCGCCGCGTCTTCACCAAGCGCGACCCACAGGGCTCCTACGACCTGCTGATTGAGGTGAGGGACCACGGCCAGCCGCCACTCTCCTCCTCGGCTAGCGTGAGTGTGATCCTGGTGGATAGTGTGATAGATGGACGGAGTGGAGACCGAGGAGGATCTTCCTCCAAGTCCAAAGAGACCTCTCTGGATCTCACCCTCATCCTCATCATCGCCTTGGGTGCCGTCTCCTTCATCTTCCTCCTGGCTATGATCGTGCTGGCTGTGCGCTGCCAGAAAGACAAGAAGCTGGACCTGTACACGTGCCTCATGGCGGGGGAGTGTTGCCTGTGCTGCAGCCCGTGTTGCTCGCGCCAGGCGCACGGCAGGAAACAGAAGAAGCTCAGCAAGTCGGACATCATGCTGGTCCAGAGTACCAACGTCACCACCGGTGTGGGCGCTGTGGGCCAGGTGCCTGTGGAGGAGTCTGGTGTCAGCGGTGTCGGGATGGGAGGTGGGTTTGGTTCCCATCATCAGAACCAGAACTCCTACTGCTACCAGGTGTGTCTGACACCGGAGAGCGCTAAAACGGACCTGATGTTCCTCAAACCATGCAGCCCCTCGCGCAGCACCGACACGGACCACACCAACCCCTGCGGGGCCATAGTGGCCGGGTACAGCGACCAGCAACCGGACATCTTATCGAACGGGAGCATCCTCTCCAATGAG AACAAACACCAGCGAACAGAGCTCAGTTACCTTGTGGACAGACCAAGGAGAGTGAACAG ttctGCGTTCCAAGAGGCGGACATCGTGAGTTCTAAAGACAGCGGTCATGGGGACAGCGAGCAGGGAGACAGTGATCACGACGCCACCAACCGGGGTCATGCCG